The following nucleotide sequence is from Melioribacteraceae bacterium.
GAAAGATTAGAACGTGAAATAATTGTAAACACTTATTGGCATTCATCTACTTTATTGATGATTAAAAAAGCAAAAAGATGGTTTCCGATTATAGAACCAATTCTTAAAAAAAATAATATTCCCGATGATGTAAAATATATTTCGGTAATTGAAAGCAATTTAGATAATGTTATCTCCCCTGCCGGCGCAACCGGCTTCTGGCAATTTATGAAAGGAACCGCACCAAAATACAATATAGAAATTAGGGATGAAGTTGACGAACGGTATCACCTTGAAAAATCTACTCAAGCTGCTTGTGATTATTTGATGGAAGCATACGAGAAATTTGGAAGCTGGGCAACTGCTGCTGCAAGTTATAATATGGGAATAGACGGAGTTAGAAAACAAATTGAACGCCAAAAGACCAGCAACTATTATAACTTCACCTTAAATCCGGAAACATCAAGATATCTATTCCGGGCAATTGCTATGAAGCTTATTTTAAATAATCCGGAAGTCTACGGTTTTAATGTTGAAGAATTTGAGAAATACATGCCATATGAAACATATGAAATAGAAGTTACCGAAGATATTACCGACTTGGCAATTTGGGCTAAGGACAAACAAATAAATTACAAGTGGTTGAAAATTCTCAATCCTTGGTTACGAGATAACTACTTAAAAGTACCTAAAGGAAAATCATATAAAATAAAATTACCCGCACCGGGTTCTGTATATATTATTCCGGAATAAACAGGCATTAAATGGAATTCAAATTACTCAATGATATTGTTATCATATTCGCTTTATCGATTATAATTCTTCTGATCTTTCATAAATTAAAACTTCCTACCATTATTGGTTTCTTAATAACAGGTGTACTTACAGGTCCTTTCGGATTTGGGTTAGTGGAATCGGTACATCAAGTTGAAGTACTTGCCGAAATAGGTATTCTTTTACTGTTGTTTACCATTGGCATTGAGTTCTCATTTAAGGAAATGGTACAGCTTAAGCGTTCTGTTTTAATCGGTGGATCAATTCAAGTTTTCTTAACCACTATAATTGTTGCATTACTATTCAATTTCTATGGCGGAAATTTTAATGAAGCTATTTTTATAGGATTTCTTGCCGCGCTTAGTTCAACAGCCATCTTACTTAAAAGTTATAGTGAAAAAGGCGAGATGGAAACTCCGCACGGAAAGATTCTTCTCTCAATTTTGATATTTCAGGATATTATCGTTGTACCGATGATTTTATTCACTCCGATTTTAGCCGGATTAAGCGGTAATCTAATTACCGAAGTCTCAATTTTATTACTGAAAGCATTGGGTGTAATAATATTAGTATTTATTGGGACTAAGTATGTTGTTCCGTTTTTACTTCATCACGTTGCAAAAACTAGGAGCAGAGAACTATTCTTATTCACAATTCTCGTTATTTGTTTTGGAATCGTTTGGGTTACAGGCGAGCTTGGATTGTCACTTGCACTTGGTGCTTTTTTAGCCGGACTTATTATTTCGGAATCAGAATATTCACATCAGGCTTTAGGTCATGTGATGCCTTTCCGTGATGCATTTTCAAGTTTGTTTTTTGTCTCCATCGGAATGTTGTTGGATATAAAGTTTTTATTAAACAATTTACCGGTAGCACTTGGCTTAACACTAATCGTGGTTATTGTTAAATCAGTCATCGGCGTTACTTCGATTAAAATACTAAGAATTCCATGGCGTATTTCAATTATTGCCGGTTTAGCTCTCGCTCAAGTTGGAGAGTTTTCATTTATTCTTGCTAAGACAGGTATGAGTTTCGGATTTTTAAATGAAAATTTTTATCAAAATTTTCTTTCTGTTTCAATATTGACAATGTCTCTCACACCGGTTTATTTGAAAATTTCACCACTTATTGGAGATATAGTTGCGAAGATTTTTAATGATAAATTTCACTCATCCGATTCTTCAGGAATACATGATTATTTAGAAGATCATTTAATAGTTGTTGGCTTTGGAATAAACGGAAGAAATCTTGCCCGTGCTGCAGTAAAAGCCAACATACCGTTCATTGTTCTGGAAACTAATCCGGATACAGTAAAAGAGGAAAGAGAACATGGAATAAATATAATTTTTGGAGATGCGGTTTATCCCGATATACTAGCCCAAGCAAATATTAAAAAAGCAAGAATTATTGTGATTGCAATAAATGATCCAACTGCCGTTCAAAGAATTGTATCACAAGCAAAAGCCGCAAATCCGAATGTGTTTATTATCGTTAGAACGAGACATGTCAACGAAGTTGAAACATTGCAAAAACTCGGGGCGGATGAAGTAATTCCTGAAGAATATGAAACCTCTATCGAAATTTTTGCGCGTGTTTTAGTTAAGTATTTGATACCACGTAATCAAATCGAAAAATTTATTCACGAAGTTCGTTCTGCTGATTACCAAATGTTCAGATCATTATCTGAAGATATTGCTCCAATGCAAAATTTAAAATTACAGTTCCCCGATTTACGGCTATGCAATTTTGTAATAGAAAAAGAATCCAGCCTGGCAAATAAATCATTGGCAGAACTTGACTTAAGGAATAAGTATGGTTTCTCAATTTTTGCAATTAAAAGTGGAAACGAAGTAATTGGAAATCCACATGCTTCAACAATACTTAGAGAAGATGATATAGTTTTTGTTCTCTCCAAAGTAGAAGATATCGCAACTCTAACAGATATTTTCAGTGTTTAGAATATTTCAATGAATGATGAAAAAATTAAATTTCGTAAAGCTATATTAACTTCCTCAATCATTTTATTGATTATATGGATTGTTAAAATAATTGAAATTTCTTTTGGTCTAAGTTTTGTACAGTACGGTTTACTGCCTAAAAGTTTTGCATTCCCCCCGGGAGTTTTTCTGTTTCATTTTATTCATTCCGGTTTTGAGCATCTAATCTCAAATTCTTTTCCGATATTATTTTTGGTTACCGCAATTGTCTATTTTTATCCAAACTCTGCATTTCGGGTGATGGCATTAATATTTCTGTTTTCCGGTATTATGGTTTGGTTTATCGGACGCCCCTCTTATCATATTGGCGCAAGTGCGTTTGTTTACGGACTAATTACATTCACATTTTTCTCCGGCATAATAAAATGGGATAGAAGATCAATTGTACTTTCTTTAATTGTTACATTTCTTTATGGTGGATTTACTTGGGGAGTGTTACCTTTAGACGACAAAGTTTCTTGGGAAGGACATTTATCGGGTGCAGTACTGGGTTTTATATGCGCTGTTGCATTCCGGAAGCTTGATCCTTATAATAAATTTGAACGCTTGGAGGATGAAGAAGATGAGATCGACGAATTGGAGAACTAGGCTATTAAAGAATATTTCTTTCATGCTTTTTATTGGTTTGATTTTTTCAAGTTGTACTTCCGAAACCGAAATACGCAAGGTTACATATCCCGAATTATTTGATGGAAAATATGACAGCGAATTCCCCGCAAGAAGCAGTTCTGAACAATTAGAGAAAATTTCCAATTCAATTAGACTTGTAAACAGTATTGCCTTCTACAGAACTTACCACTTTAATTTAAATGATAGCATAACAGTTTCGTCAATAATAAATGAAGATTATAAAAATTATGTTGCTAGTTCAACAATATTTGATGAGACTGCCTCCGGCACCGGTACTCTCATTTATAGTTATCGAGATGTTCTTGCCATATTAACATGCGCGCATGTAATCAATTTTCCCGATTCAATAAAATCATTTCACTTAACCGAAAGTGGTAAAAGGACCGAATACTTAAAAAGTTTTTCTCTAATTGTTAAGCAAGATATTTATGTTGTTCCTTCCTACGAAGAAGGAAATTTTGAACTTATTCTACAAGACAATGATCTCGACATTGCTATTCTTAAAAAGAAATTAAAAAGTGAACAGTTATTCAAGGTTCCGACCTTAAGTATTCCACTCGGAAATGCTGCTGAATTAAATTGGGGAACATTTGTATATGTATTCGGATTTCCTGCTAATTATAAAATGATATCTAAAGCGATTGTTTCAAGTCCAAATTATGATAAAAAATCATCATTCATAATTGATGCTGTTGCTAATCAAGGAATGAGCGGTGGAATTGTTTTAGCAATACGTGATGGTATCCCAAATTTTGAACTGGTTGGAATGGTCCTTTCGGCTCCGGCTTCTTATGAGTATGTTTTAAGACCTCATAAAGAGAGTGAGATGGTAGTCGGTTCAGAATATAAAGGACGTCTAGTTGCTGATGCCCAACGTAATATCAAGTTCGGAATTACTAAAGTGTTATCAATTGAAGCTATTCTCAGATTTATAGAAAAAAATAAGTCAACTCTAAGTAAACATGAAATTCAATATGATTACGTTTTTAGGTAATATTAAGTAATAAGTATAATTGTTTTTTGTTATCTCAGATAAAAGTCACATCTTTGTCATTCAACTTTTCAAAAACATTATATAAACATGATCGAGCTCTCTAAATACAAACATATTATCTGGGATTGGAACGGAACGATTCTCAGCGATCTTGATATGTGTGTTAATATTATAAATGAACTTCTTGAAGCACATGATATGCAGACAATTTCAACGGAACAGTATAAATCTGTTTTTACTATTCCCGTAGAAAACTATTATAAAGAAATCGGATTCGATTTCAGCAAAAAGAGTTTTGAGATAATCGGGAAGGAATGGATGGACGAATATGAAAGAAGAAAATATGATGATGCAATTATACATCCCGCGGTTTCAAAAATTATTTCTTCAATACATCAAAACGGACAAAGCCAATCAATACTTTCCGCATATATGCAGCATACTTTAGAGGAACTTGTTTCACATTACAACTTGACCGAATATTTCGATTACTTGGTAGGTGCCGGTGATATATATGCGTACGGAAAAGTTGAGCAAGGTAAAATGCTGATGAATAAACTTGGATTAAAAAAAGGCGAATCAATTCTAATCGGTGATACAATACACGATTTTGAAGTTGCACTAGAAATTGGCGCTGATTGCCTTTTAACGGCTGAAGGTCATCAATCTTATGAAAGATTAGCTTCAACCGGATGTAAGGTTGTGCATTCTTTGGAAGAACTCTTATAATTCCGTAAAATTTTTTAGTCTTTTCCGCTATTCATTTTTGATTTTATTTGACGATATTTATAAAATATTTTGTCAAATTTATCTTATCCAATTATAATGTGAATAAATGATCACCATTGATTTATTACTTTTTATCGGTGCGATTCTTATTCTAATCAGTTTATTGATCGCAAAACTTTTTCATAATATCGGCATTCCTACAATGCTGCTTTTTATAGCTGTAGGAATTCTTGCCGGTTCTGAAGGTATTGGCGGAATTTATTTTGACGATGCAAACCTTGCACAATCAATAGGTATTATAGCTTTAGTTTTTATTTTATTTTCGGGCGGGTTGGATACAAATTGGAGTGATTCAAAACAAGTTGTTTTACCCTCGTTTTTACTTGCCTCAGTAGGGGTCTTAATTACTGCAATAATTATCGCATTATTTATAATGTGGTTGTTTGATACATCCTTTCTTTGGGGTTTACTATTTGGTTCTATAATTTCCTCAACTGATGCTGCTGCTGTTTTTTCGATTCTTCGTACCGGAAATATCTCATTAAAGGGAAAAATAAAACCATTACTTGAACTTGAATCCGGAAGTAATGATCCGATGGCAGTATTCCTCACAATCGGAACGATAGAATTATTACTTTCACCTGAGAAACCTGTTATTGATTTAGCAATCATGTTTTTGCTTCAAATTGGTTTAGGTGGAGCGCTTGGTTTTGGCGGTGGCAGATTAATGGCATATTTAGTAAACAAACTTAATTTCTTTTACGAAGGTGTTTATCCAATTTTTGCGCTTTCAATAGCACTGTTGATATATTCTTCCGCAGCGGTTTTAGGTGGAAGCGGATTTCTTGCCATCTATATTGCCGGAGTTGTTCTTGGGAATTGCCAATTTGTACATAAAAGATCTTTAATTAGATTCTTTGATGGACTTGCAGTGTTAAGTCAAATTACAATGTTTCTTACTCTAGGTCTATTATTATTTCCATCTGAATTACTTGATGTAATTGGTTTAGGATTTTTACTCAGCGCATTACTTATGTTTGTTGCCAGACCTTTGAGTGTTCTGATTACGTTAATTCCATTTAAATTTACGATCAAAGAAAAAATATTTGCATCGTGGGTGGGTTTACGTGGTGCGGTTCCGATTATCCTCGCTACTTTCCCTCTTTTAATGGGTGTAGAAAACTCGGGATTAATTTTTGATTTAGTTTTCTTTATTGTACTTACATCGGCATTAGTTCAAGGATGGTCAATTAATCCGGTTGCAAAGTTATTAAAACTTGCTGCCCCGTTAGAAAAAGCAAGAAGTGTACAGATTGAATTCACATCAACCACAAAAGATGATACCGAGATGATTGAAATCATAATTCCGTTTAGCTCAAAAGTTATCGGGAAACAAATTGTTGATCTAAATTTCCCGGAAGAAAGTAGAATTATTTTAGTAACCCGTGATGAAAAAAATATTGTGCCCAGCGGTCAAACTATTTTAGAAGGCGGAGATATTCTATCGATGCTGGTAAATAAAAATAACATTAACTCAATAAGACAAATATTTTCCTAAAAATGTTTTAATTGCAAATTTTCGTTTTTTGTTGATTTTTCTTACTCTTTTCAACAATTTTGTTTGAGGCAGTTCTTTGATAATTTTGTGGCTTTAAGAATTAAAAGAAAGACACGGTTTTATCTTCTGCCAATTTTGTTTTAAAATATTTTCGGAGGTTTTTTCATGGCAGAGCGCGAAACCGGTACCGTAAAATGGTTCAACGCATCAAAAGGATACGGCTTCATCACAAGAGACGGTGGTGAAGAATTATTTGTCCATTTCAGTTCTATTCAATCCGATGGATACAAAAAACTTGAAGAAGGACAAAAAGTAGAATTCACTGTTGTTGAAGCAGAAAAAGGTCCGCAAGCTCAAGAAGTTGTTAACATCGCTGGTTAACTAAGTAAACAAATTTAAGCGGCATTCATAAGATGCCGCTTTTCTTTTATAGGGAGTACAATGAATAAACCAAAACTAGATGATTTTCCGGAATATTATAAAAGATATATTCAACAAGTAATTGATAAAGATATTTTTAAATACTTTGAAGAACAAAAGTTTTCGACTAAGAAATTTTTTGAAAACATAGACGAAGAGAAATCCAATTACAGATACGCGGATAATAAATGGAGTATTAAACAAATTCTAGGTCACATCTGTGATTCAGAAAGAATATTTACAGCTCGCGCATTAAAATTTGCAAGAAACGAAAAGCAAGCTCTGCCGGGCTTCGAAGAAAACGAGTATGTCCGAGCAGCTAACTTTGATGAACTTCCGTTGCAATTATTAATAGATGATTTTGTTATTATGAGGGATTCTCATATTTCACTTTTCAAAACATTTAATGATGAGATTCTATCTCGCAAAGGAATCGCAAATAATACTGAATATACAGTTGGTTCAATTTTGTATATAATGGCGGGACATATAGATCATCACATCGAAGTGATAAAGGAAAGATATCTGTAATTAATTGCCAATCATCAGGATGTCACGTAATATAGGTTTCAATCCGCTGAAGACAAATTCGACGGCAATAACCATTACTATCAATCCCATTATTCGGGTTAGAACTTTATTTCCGCTTTCACCAAGCTTACGAATAATTTTACGAGATGATATTAAAACTAAAAAGGTAATTAATAATACAACGAGAATTACGGCAACTAAAACTCCCTTTAATAATAATGTATGTGCATCGCTCATTAAAACAATTGAAACCGTCATTGCACCCGGACCGGCAATCATTGGAATTGCAAGTGGTGTAATTGAAATATCATCAACAAATTCATGTGTAGTTTCTTTATCGGTTTTTGTTCTAATTAATCTTGCTTGGAGCATATCATAACCAGCCATAAAAAAGATAACTCCACCAACGATTCGTAATCCGTTAATAGAAATATGAAAGAAGTCAAAAATGAATTTACCCGTAAACGCAAAAAGTAAAAGAGTAATACCGGCAATTAACACAGCTTTCAATGCGGTCTTGCGTGCTTCATCCGATGGTAACTTCGCTGTCATTGTTGTATAAACTGGCATTACACCAAGCGGATTTACCATTGTAAATAATGTAGCAAATGCGTAAAGTATGTATTCCGTTATCTGATCCATATTTTAAAAAGCTTCAATTTCTTTATAACATTTAAGAATATGCTGCCAAACTTGTTGCACGTGTTTTTCGGTAGTACGCAAACCGGAAATCACAATTCTAATTGTAAACATGCCGTTGAGCTTTGTATGTGTTAAAAAGAATTCTCCCGTTTGATTAATTTTTTCTAACAGTTTTTCATTAAAGGAATTCAATTGTTCATCTGTTTGTAATTTTCCCGGGACTATACGAAAACATATTGTGCTGAAATTAACCGGCGCTAACAATTCAAATTGTTCAGATTCAAGTACCCATTTTTCAACTAATTTGCCGAGACGAAGATGTTCTCTTATAATATTCTGAATACCTTCAACTCCAAAGTGCCTAATTAAGAACCACAATTTAAGCGATCGAAATCTTCTGCCAAGTTGAATACCGTAATCCATATGATTAACGGCGTTTTTATCATGTTCGGTTTTTAAATATTCCGCTACAATGCTGAAAGTTCGTCGTAGTACATCAGGATGTTTTGTATAAAATGCGGAAACATCAATCGGGACAAACATCCATTTGTGCGGATTAAAATAAAATGAATCCGCTTCTTCGCATCCATTTAAGATATATTTCATTTCAGGTAGAATTGCTGCCGAACCAGCGTGTGCTGCATCAACATGAAGCCAAAGATTTTCTTCTTTACAGATTTTTGATATTTCCGGAATCGGATCAATTGCAGTTGAGGAAGTTGTACCAACTGTTCCAACAACACAAAACGGAAACCAACCATTTTTTCTATCTTCTTCAATAGCTTTTTTCAACTCCGAAGAAATCAATTCAAATTTTTCATTGACCGGAATTTTTTTAACTCCTTCAATACCTATTCCCAATGTAATAGCTGCTCTTTCAACAGAAGAATGCGCATGTTCTGATTGATATAACCTTAATCTCTTAGTATCACTCCTTCCACTCATTCCTTTTAATCTAAAGTCGGCACCTTCAATATTTTCTTTAGCCATTGCAATGCCGTGTAATGTAGAAGCCGATCCGCCGTCATAAATAATTCCCCAAAAATTTTCCGGGAGACCTATCATTTGTCTAAGCCAATTCATCATAACTTCTTCAAGTTCTGTTGAAGCAGGCGAGGATTTCCACAACATCCCGTTAATATTAAACGCACCGGAAAGCAGTTCTGCAAGGATTCCGGGACCACTTCCACTGGAATTAAAATAAGCCATAAATTTCGGATGATTCCAATGTGTCATTCCCGGCATTATGATTTCATCAATGTCATTAAAAACATTTTTCATATTCTCTGGTTTTAACGGTGGCGATTCGGGAAGTTTAGATTTTACATCACCGGGATTAATTTTTGCAAGCGCTGGATAACTTTCAATATTCTCAAAATAATTTGCGATCCAATCAATAAGTTCATGGCCATACTTTCTGAACTCCTCGGGAGACATATCAACATACTTTTTATTCATTTCTAAAACTCAATTTTATTCAACCAATTTATTACTTCTCTTGTCAGTTCAATTCGTTTATCCGAAAATGAATGCCCGCAAGAAATTATTCTCTCTGTATAGGTTGGGTTATACTTCTTTAGAGCTTTGGATAAAGGAAAATGATGGAGTTCAACCGGCGCAAGTTGATCGAATTTTGCCGCGATTAACAATAAATCTTTTTTTGCTAATGTTTTAACATGATTTATCAAATTCCACTCTTTATTATGCTGCAACATTTCATTTAACAAATCTTGCTCTGAAGTTCCATTAAGCAATAGCACAGAATCATGCATTCTATCGAGTGAAATATTTTTTATGTCTTCATTTGATTTAATAAAATCCGCCCATAACCCGAAATTGAACCCGGCGAAAGCAGCACCATGTTTTAGCAAACTATCATTTGCTAAATTTAACAAAGTGATAAATCCACCCATGCTATGACCAACAAGAATTACTTTTTTATTATCACATCGATATAAATCCTTTACTTCATCAGATCTGAAGTAGGTAATCACTAATTTGGAATCTTCAATACAATTACTCCATGAATAACTTCCACCGCTTCCCCAAGAACCGCGATAATGAAAATGGACAACATTAAAACCGTTTCTTCTTATTGCATGAGCAATATCTATATTTGTATCATTACCGGGAAAACCGGTTAAGAGAATAACAGTCGGATGAGGTCCTTCTCCCGCTGCAATTAATATAGAACCGATTAGTTTACTCCCATGAGAATCGAGTGTAAAAGTACGAACCGTAGCCGGATATTTTAGATCAACTTCAGGTGGATCTTGTGTTACTGGATCAAAGTTAAGTTTCATTATCTCCTCATTTACGAACCAGCCTAAGACTGAATTAAAACGGAAACACCAACATTTAATTTCTTTGCAAAAATACACAATTAAGAAGCAATTGCGAACCGCATACTAACAAGTGGGTATTCTTATAATCATTTACTATTTTTGTTGATTCGATTATTGGAGATATTATTTTTATGCGTTTATCAAAAGCTTTTATTCCCACATTAAAAGAAGTTCCGGCGGATGCAGTTATACCAAGCCATATTCTAATGGTTAGAGCCGGTTTAGTTAGAATGTTATCAGCCGGTATTTATTCATTTCTTCCTGTTGGTTACAAAATGATTAAGAAAATTTCCGATATTATTCGTGAAGAAATGAATGCTATAGGCGGACAAGAATTTCATTTGCCGGCGCTTAACCCAAAAGATATTTGGGAAGAGACAAATCGTGTTGAAGCTTTCGGTGATACAATGTTTCACATAAAAAATCGTGATTATGTTTTAGCTCCAACACACGAAGAAATTATGACATTCCATGCAAAAGGAGTTTTAAAATCATATAAAGACTTACCTCAGATTTGGTATCAGATTCAAACTAAATTTAGAAATGAACCTAGACCAAGAAGCGGTGTTATTCGTGGAAGACAATTTTTAATGAAAGATGCTTATTCATTCGATACCTCTTATGAAACACTTGATAAATCATATGAGTTACATGATAAAGCATATAGAAAAATTTTCGATAGATGCGGATTGAAATACTTTATAGTAGGAGCTTCATCCGGTGCAATGGGTGGAAGCAAATCAGAAGAATTTATGGTTCAATCTGATGCCGGTGAAGATACAGTTGCACATTGTGAGAATTGTGGATATGCCGCAAATGTTGAAGTAGCAAAGTCTGTAATTGATCCGGTAAATCGTCTCTCAGTAAGCAAGCAAATAGAAGAAATCAGTACACCAAATGTTAAATCGATTGATGAACTCTGTGAATTTTTGAAAATTGATCAACGTGAGACTGCTAAATCAAGAATTTATATTCATAACGATGAACCGGTTTTAATTTTAATGAGCGGAAATGATGAAGTCAACGAAACAAAATTAGAATCTGTGCTCGGCGGAAATGTTCGTCCCGGTCATCCTGAGGAATTAAACGAAATAACCGGTGCCGATGCCGGTTCAATCGGTCCGATAGGATTTAAGAAAAGAATTATTGCAGACAATAGATTAATGGATGGCAACAATTTATATAGCGGTGCAAATAAAAATGATTATCATATCGGCGGTATTGATTTAAAGCGAGATGTTCCGACAATTGAGTATGCGGATTTACGTACAGTTGAGAGCGGTGAGAAATGTATTCAATGTGGCTCACCCATTAGCGTATTCAAGGCAATTGAACTTGGACACATCTTTAAACTCGGGACAAAGTACACAGATGCTATGGGTGTAAATTACTTAGATGAGAACGGTAAAGGACATCCGATAGTTATGGGAAGTTATGGAATTGGCGTTGAACGGGTATTAGCTTGTTACCTTGAACAAAATCATGATGATCGCGGAATAGTTTGGGATAAAAACTTAGCTCCTTTCCAAATTCATTTGATTGGCTTGAACATGAAGAATGACGAAATAAATAAAGCTTCATCAAAACTTTATGATGAATTAACTAGCGAAGGCTACGAGGTTTTATTTGATGATAGACTTGATGTTTCTGCTGGTTTTAAATTTAACGATGCTGATCTAATGGGTATGCCGGTTCAAGTTGTTGTCGGTGAAAAAAATTATAAAAATGGAAATGTTGAAATTAAAATTCGAAGAACCGGTGAAAAGGAAGTCGTGGCAATAAGTAATTTGAAATCAAAGCTGGAAGATTTATTAAGTTAATCCGCAGAGACGCAAAGTCGCTAAGTTTTCCTTTGCGTCTTCGCGCTTGCCCGGCTGTGAATTAGACTTTGCGGTGAATATATGGAACATAAACTCTACTTAGTTTCAACTCCTATCGGGAATCCTGATGATATAACACTGCGAGCTCTAAAAATATTAAAAGAATCAGATATTATTGCTTGTGAAAAAATAAAACCCGCACGAAGAATTTTATCAACCCTTGGAATTCAAAAAGAATTAATTCCTCTCAACAGACATACTGAGGAAGAATCAGCAAAAGAAGTTTTAAAGTTGATTCAAAGTGGAAAAACAGTTTCGCTTATATCAGATGGCGGGGCACCTCTTTTTTCTGATCCTGGTCATTACCTTGTTGATTTGTGTATTGAGAGTAATATTCAGATTGTACCTGTGCCCGGAGCTAATTCTCTTATTCCGGCATTAACCGGATCGGGACTTGATATTGAAAAATTCTATTATTACGGCTGGCTTTCCGCAAATACAGAAGAAAGACGAAGAGAACTAAATAGACTAAAAAACTTGAAAGAACTAATCGTAATTCTCGATACTCCCTACCGCCTTATAAAACTGCTGAAAGATGTGGAAATGA
It contains:
- a CDS encoding NAAT family transporter; the protein is MDQITEYILYAFATLFTMVNPLGVMPVYTTMTAKLPSDEARKTALKAVLIAGITLLLFAFTGKFIFDFFHISINGLRIVGGVIFFMAGYDMLQARLIRTKTDKETTHEFVDDISITPLAIPMIAGPGAMTVSIVLMSDAHTLLLKGVLVAVILVVLLITFLVLISSRKIIRKLGESGNKVLTRIMGLIVMVIAVEFVFSGLKPILRDILMIGN
- a CDS encoding pyridoxal-dependent decarboxylase encodes the protein MNKKYVDMSPEEFRKYGHELIDWIANYFENIESYPALAKINPGDVKSKLPESPPLKPENMKNVFNDIDEIIMPGMTHWNHPKFMAYFNSSGSGPGILAELLSGAFNINGMLWKSSPASTELEEVMMNWLRQMIGLPENFWGIIYDGGSASTLHGIAMAKENIEGADFRLKGMSGRSDTKRLRLYQSEHAHSSVERAAITLGIGIEGVKKIPVNEKFELISSELKKAIEEDRKNGWFPFCVVGTVGTTSSTAIDPIPEISKICKEENLWLHVDAAHAGSAAILPEMKYILNGCEEADSFYFNPHKWMFVPIDVSAFYTKHPDVLRRTFSIVAEYLKTEHDKNAVNHMDYGIQLGRRFRSLKLWFLIRHFGVEGIQNIIREHLRLGKLVEKWVLESEQFELLAPVNFSTICFRIVPGKLQTDEQLNSFNEKLLEKINQTGEFFLTHTKLNGMFTIRIVISGLRTTEKHVQQVWQHILKCYKEIEAF
- a CDS encoding alpha/beta fold hydrolase, whose amino-acid sequence is MKLNFDPVTQDPPEVDLKYPATVRTFTLDSHGSKLIGSILIAAGEGPHPTVILLTGFPGNDTNIDIAHAIRRNGFNVVHFHYRGSWGSGGSYSWSNCIEDSKLVITYFRSDEVKDLYRCDNKKVILVGHSMGGFITLLNLANDSLLKHGAAFAGFNFGLWADFIKSNEDIKNISLDRMHDSVLLLNGTSEQDLLNEMLQHNKEWNLINHVKTLAKKDLLLIAAKFDQLAPVELHHFPLSKALKKYNPTYTERIISCGHSFSDKRIELTREVINWLNKIEF
- a CDS encoding proline--tRNA ligase; its protein translation is MRLSKAFIPTLKEVPADAVIPSHILMVRAGLVRMLSAGIYSFLPVGYKMIKKISDIIREEMNAIGGQEFHLPALNPKDIWEETNRVEAFGDTMFHIKNRDYVLAPTHEEIMTFHAKGVLKSYKDLPQIWYQIQTKFRNEPRPRSGVIRGRQFLMKDAYSFDTSYETLDKSYELHDKAYRKIFDRCGLKYFIVGASSGAMGGSKSEEFMVQSDAGEDTVAHCENCGYAANVEVAKSVIDPVNRLSVSKQIEEISTPNVKSIDELCEFLKIDQRETAKSRIYIHNDEPVLILMSGNDEVNETKLESVLGGNVRPGHPEELNEITGADAGSIGPIGFKKRIIADNRLMDGNNLYSGANKNDYHIGGIDLKRDVPTIEYADLRTVESGEKCIQCGSPISVFKAIELGHIFKLGTKYTDAMGVNYLDENGKGHPIVMGSYGIGVERVLACYLEQNHDDRGIVWDKNLAPFQIHLIGLNMKNDEINKASSKLYDELTSEGYEVLFDDRLDVSAGFKFNDADLMGMPVQVVVGEKNYKNGNVEIKIRRTGEKEVVAISNLKSKLEDLLS
- the rsmI gene encoding 16S rRNA (cytidine(1402)-2'-O)-methyltransferase is translated as MEHKLYLVSTPIGNPDDITLRALKILKESDIIACEKIKPARRILSTLGIQKELIPLNRHTEEESAKEVLKLIQSGKTVSLISDGGAPLFSDPGHYLVDLCIESNIQIVPVPGANSLIPALTGSGLDIEKFYYYGWLSANTEERRRELNRLKNLKELIVILDTPYRLIKLLKDVEMIFGKKQQIVVAYKLTMNDEHFFRGEISQVLPKIEKNELKGEFVLLIENRS